A region from the Halobacillus mangrovi genome encodes:
- a CDS encoding transposase: MGNPRRVWFPHASYHITARGNRKTDIFYDHYDRIFYLKLLEEAKHSYPFYLHAYCLMTNHVHLLIETIDHPPGLFMKQIHSQYAMYFNRKYDYVGHLFQGPYKAELQGDINALLQVSRYIHLNPCRALLTLKPEDYPWSSYPHYLSPRPSSKLVTTSKILSHFRDSQQYEFFVQLANRTTSGHPNSG; the protein is encoded by the coding sequence ATGGGCAATCCCAGGCGTGTCTGGTTTCCACACGCAAGCTATCATATTACAGCCAGAGGGAACCGAAAAACAGATATTTTTTACGATCACTATGATCGAATCTTCTATTTAAAGCTTTTAGAAGAAGCGAAACACAGCTACCCTTTTTACCTTCATGCTTATTGCCTTATGACGAACCACGTACATCTCCTCATCGAAACGATTGACCATCCCCCAGGTTTATTCATGAAACAAATCCACTCGCAGTATGCGATGTACTTCAACCGAAAATACGATTATGTCGGTCATCTCTTTCAAGGCCCTTATAAAGCAGAACTTCAGGGAGATATTAATGCACTGCTTCAAGTCAGCCGCTATATCCACTTAAATCCTTGCCGCGCCCTATTGACATTAAAACCTGAAGACTATCCGTGGAGCAGCTATCCTCATTATTTATCGCCTCGCCCTTCTTCCAAGCTTGTAACCACTTCAAAGATCCTCTCCCATTTCAGAGATTCCCAACAGTATGAGTTTTTCGTTCAATTAGCAAATCGAACCACCTCAGGTCATCCAAATTCTGGATGA
- a CDS encoding AEC family transporter — MTIFFQVVLPVVLVFFAGYALQKILKLEIKSISTVALYIMLPCLVFKTFYEADFDRDYLMMVVFSALLLFGILLIDKLAAKLLRYDTPTESGLILSTAFMNAGNYGAPIVLFAFGEEGFVYSVSFMVLQQIVMNFFGVYYAAKGAAGMSMAIKTVLKMPPTHAVWIALVMKYANIPVSENLMSSIDLVGNATIPTVMIILGMQLANITVNNLSWDKISYAATVRLLGSPMLAWLITVVLPMSDVMANVLIISAAMPSAATTTMYAVQFDSKPELVSSITLITTLLSIITIPITLNILT, encoded by the coding sequence TTGACGATATTCTTCCAAGTCGTACTACCTGTCGTACTCGTCTTTTTCGCGGGCTATGCCCTGCAAAAAATATTAAAACTAGAAATTAAATCGATCTCAACGGTCGCTCTTTATATTATGCTGCCCTGCCTTGTTTTCAAAACTTTCTATGAAGCAGATTTCGATCGTGATTACTTAATGATGGTCGTATTTTCCGCTCTCCTATTATTCGGAATTCTACTGATTGATAAACTGGCAGCCAAATTACTTCGTTATGACACGCCAACGGAAAGTGGGCTGATTCTTTCAACCGCGTTCATGAACGCGGGGAATTACGGGGCGCCAATCGTTCTGTTCGCTTTTGGTGAAGAGGGCTTTGTTTATTCCGTCTCCTTCATGGTACTCCAGCAGATCGTCATGAATTTCTTCGGTGTCTATTACGCTGCGAAGGGGGCAGCAGGCATGAGTATGGCGATTAAAACCGTACTGAAGATGCCGCCGACCCATGCGGTATGGATAGCCCTCGTGATGAAATACGCCAACATCCCGGTCTCAGAAAACCTGATGTCCAGCATAGACCTTGTCGGGAATGCTACAATCCCAACCGTAATGATCATTCTTGGCATGCAGTTGGCCAACATCACAGTGAATAACCTTTCGTGGGATAAAATCTCTTACGCAGCCACAGTTCGGCTGCTCGGATCACCAATGCTTGCCTGGCTGATCACGGTTGTTCTGCCAATGAGTGACGTGATGGCCAATGTGCTGATTATTTCTGCAGCAATGCCGTCAGCTGCTACAACGACCATGTATGCGGTCCAGTTCGATTCCAAACCTGAACTTGTATCAAGCATTACACTCATCACCACGCTTTTAAGTATCATCACCATCCCAATTACGTTGAACATTTTGACGTAA
- a CDS encoding sigma-70 family RNA polymerase sigma factor yields the protein MKTNRSFQDHTLLIYSTLHKLNIPEPFDDYYQEAYLVYQRSVRTYNPSRAKFTTYFVHKLNHHMRGLLKKEQSYKSVFFLTPPSDETLHEQSLLYDLEYHSNLTPQEKTIFSLTYQGFTVKEIAHKMKVSESTIKRRRKNIKEKTQELLFMAEENREIESL from the coding sequence ATGAAAACAAATCGATCGTTTCAAGATCATACCCTCTTGATTTATTCTACGCTGCACAAGTTGAACATCCCCGAGCCGTTCGATGATTATTATCAGGAAGCCTACCTCGTTTACCAAAGAAGTGTCCGCACCTACAACCCCTCTCGTGCTAAATTCACCACTTACTTCGTCCACAAGCTGAACCATCATATGCGCGGCCTTTTGAAAAAAGAGCAGAGCTACAAATCAGTCTTTTTCCTTACTCCTCCCTCTGATGAAACTCTCCATGAGCAATCTCTTCTTTATGACCTCGAATACCATTCGAATTTGACCCCTCAAGAAAAGACGATCTTCTCGCTCACCTATCAGGGGTTTACTGTCAAAGAAATAGCCCATAAGATGAAAGTTAGTGAATCAACCATTAAACGAAGACGGAAGAACATCAAAGAAAAGACCCAGGAGCTCTTGTTTATGGCGGAAGAAAATAGGGAAATAGAATCTTTATAA
- a CDS encoding sigma-70 family RNA polymerase sigma factor, translating to MMDDQEFEKVVVENEKLIHYHIRSLHINDANKDFFAEALFALWKAYETYDEKLGSFSTYISWKIRNALIDKIRKDSRSKEVEDIYQTQVLHDKGYIIEDEISDHYLWKKIKEVLTDNQWKWVYYFIIHDLSVEQIAKLEGVTRDAVKNWGRHARKKLKQISFEGLEKP from the coding sequence ATGATGGATGATCAGGAATTTGAGAAGGTCGTAGTAGAAAACGAGAAATTGATCCATTATCACATCCGAAGCTTACATATTAATGATGCCAACAAAGACTTTTTTGCAGAAGCTTTATTCGCTTTATGGAAAGCCTATGAAACGTATGACGAAAAACTCGGTTCTTTTTCGACATACATCAGCTGGAAAATCCGGAATGCATTAATTGATAAAATCCGTAAAGACTCAAGAAGCAAAGAGGTAGAAGATATCTATCAAACACAAGTATTGCATGATAAAGGCTATATCATAGAAGACGAAATTAGCGATCATTACTTATGGAAGAAAATTAAAGAGGTTTTAACCGATAACCAGTGGAAATGGGTGTACTACTTCATTATTCATGATTTATCAGTAGAGCAGATCGCCAAGCTTGAAGGAGTTACAAGAGATGCGGTGAAAAACTGGGGAAGACATGCGCGCAAAAAGCTGAAGCAGATCTCTTTTGAGGGATTAGAAAAGCCCTGA
- a CDS encoding VanZ family protein: protein MMLKKVLYTAIPLTIMVILFISSSQPYEEQDLRPTLSQYLPIETLKPLLEPIQFTYHSEKVSVETHGVEGMIEFFLRKGAHFSIYLLLIWTTFLALLQWLHKRVWKLLSIAFLITMAYAVFDEFHQSLTPNRTPYAGDVLLDGSGALTAGLAIWIFYKWKNRNPSG from the coding sequence ATGATGTTAAAAAAAGTATTATATACGGCCATCCCATTAACAATCATGGTGATCTTGTTCATATCTTCCTCACAGCCTTATGAGGAACAAGATTTACGGCCAACGTTAAGTCAGTATTTACCGATCGAAACGCTCAAACCACTTTTAGAACCGATTCAGTTCACCTACCATAGCGAAAAGGTGAGTGTCGAGACGCACGGTGTAGAGGGGATGATCGAATTCTTCCTGCGAAAAGGGGCCCATTTTTCCATATACCTTCTTCTCATTTGGACCACTTTCCTGGCACTTTTGCAATGGCTGCATAAAAGAGTATGGAAACTGTTGAGCATCGCTTTTCTTATTACGATGGCTTATGCAGTGTTTGATGAATTTCATCAGTCACTGACGCCGAACAGGACACCCTACGCAGGAGATGTCCTTTTAGATGGAAGCGGCGCATTAACGGCAGGATTAGCGATTTGGATTTTTTACAAATGGAAAAACAGAAACCCCAGCGGATGA
- the thrB gene encoding homoserine kinase — translation MSSFQIRVPATSANLGPGFDSIGIALSKHVTMDCEPADEWFFSVPEKDQPYIPSGEENLVHKTALYTANLYRFESLPPHHVEMTNDVPIARGLGSSSTAVVGGIELANHILDLQLSKYEKLKIACEIEGHPDNVAPAIYGGIMVSSYDGDNLDFVRFEKGLDELTWLAVIPDFHLETEKARELLPTEMSYKHAVHASGTANVLVAALAEQNWALAGKMMTRDQWHQPYRKNLITGFDEVETTVLGAGSLGMYISGAGPTMIALFDQLSAQQLDQLTTSLSDYKIEALSVNIQGAETISSHLQAN, via the coding sequence ATGAGTTCCTTTCAAATTCGGGTTCCGGCTACTTCGGCAAATTTAGGGCCGGGATTCGACTCGATCGGAATTGCACTATCCAAACATGTCACGATGGATTGTGAGCCTGCTGACGAATGGTTCTTTTCAGTACCTGAAAAAGATCAGCCTTATATCCCGTCAGGAGAAGAAAATCTAGTTCATAAGACAGCCCTTTATACGGCGAACTTGTACCGTTTCGAATCGCTGCCTCCGCACCATGTCGAGATGACCAATGATGTGCCCATCGCACGCGGCCTTGGCAGTTCCTCAACAGCTGTTGTAGGCGGTATAGAACTTGCCAATCATATCCTGGACCTGCAATTGAGCAAGTACGAAAAGCTGAAGATCGCCTGTGAAATTGAAGGCCATCCTGATAACGTAGCACCTGCTATTTATGGGGGCATCATGGTTTCCAGCTACGATGGCGATAACCTTGATTTTGTTCGTTTTGAAAAAGGGCTGGATGAGTTGACGTGGCTCGCTGTCATTCCTGACTTCCACCTGGAAACAGAGAAGGCGCGAGAACTTTTACCAACCGAAATGAGCTATAAGCATGCGGTCCATGCAAGTGGAACGGCGAACGTTCTTGTTGCCGCCCTTGCTGAACAGAACTGGGCACTCGCAGGAAAAATGATGACGAGAGATCAGTGGCATCAGCCGTACCGCAAAAACTTAATCACAGGCTTTGACGAAGTCGAAACAACGGTACTCGGTGCAGGGTCTCTTGGTATGTATATCAGCGGAGCCGGGCCGACGATGATCGCCTTATTCGACCAACTGTCAGCTCAGCAGCTGGATCAGCTGACTACCTCTCTGTCTGACTACAAAATTGAAGCATTAAGCGTTAATATTCAGGGTGCTGAAACCATTTCTTCTCACCTTCAAGCTAATTAA
- the thrC gene encoding threonine synthase, translating to MWQGLLHHYREFLPVTENTPSLTLHEGNTPLLPIPTISKELGIEGYVKIEGANPTGSFKDRGMVMAMAKAIEEGSKAVICASTGNTSASAAAFAARAGLRCIVVIPDGKIAQGKLAQAVMYGAEIFAIKGNFDQALKMVRELAEREPVTLVNSVNPYRVEGQKTAAFEVCEALGEAPDVLSIPVGNAGNITAYWKGFKEYHERHGTKLPKMMGFEASGSAAIVRNQVIEDPETLATAIRIGNPASWTKALDARDQSGGLIDEVTDDEIVEAYQLLAQKEGVFAEPASCASIAGMIKKVKNGTIPQGSKVVHVLTGNGLKDPVTAMDTSPVKPTVIENDIEHFAEAVTGVKS from the coding sequence ATGTGGCAAGGACTGCTGCATCATTATCGTGAATTTTTACCTGTCACTGAAAACACACCAAGTTTGACATTACATGAGGGTAATACACCGCTCCTCCCGATTCCGACCATTTCTAAGGAGCTTGGAATCGAAGGTTATGTCAAAATTGAAGGTGCAAATCCAACAGGGTCCTTTAAGGATCGTGGAATGGTGATGGCGATGGCTAAAGCGATCGAAGAAGGATCGAAAGCCGTTATTTGTGCATCAACAGGAAACACTTCCGCTTCTGCAGCTGCCTTTGCGGCTCGTGCAGGACTTCGCTGCATCGTCGTTATTCCTGATGGAAAGATTGCGCAAGGGAAACTTGCTCAGGCGGTTATGTACGGCGCAGAAATCTTCGCCATAAAAGGAAACTTTGATCAGGCGTTGAAGATGGTTCGTGAACTTGCAGAGCGCGAACCGGTTACACTTGTGAACTCAGTTAATCCTTATCGTGTAGAAGGACAAAAGACAGCTGCCTTTGAAGTGTGTGAAGCACTCGGGGAAGCGCCTGATGTTCTCTCTATCCCTGTAGGAAACGCCGGAAACATTACCGCCTACTGGAAAGGATTCAAGGAATACCATGAACGTCATGGTACGAAACTTCCTAAAATGATGGGGTTTGAAGCCAGCGGTTCAGCGGCTATCGTGCGCAACCAGGTGATTGAAGATCCTGAAACCCTTGCGACTGCGATCCGTATTGGGAACCCGGCTAGCTGGACGAAAGCACTCGATGCTCGTGATCAGTCCGGCGGTTTAATCGACGAGGTCACGGATGATGAAATCGTAGAAGCTTACCAGCTGCTTGCACAAAAGGAAGGTGTTTTTGCCGAACCTGCTTCCTGTGCATCCATCGCAGGCATGATCAAAAAGGTGAAGAATGGAACGATTCCACAAGGCTCCAAAGTGGTCCACGTATTAACAGGAAACGGCTTGAAAGATCCGGTGACAGCGATGGATACAAGTCCTGTCAAACCGACCGTCATTGAAAATGATATCGAGCACTTTGCAGAAGCTGTCACAGGTGTAAAATCATGA